The Iamia majanohamensis genome window below encodes:
- the rbfA gene encoding 30S ribosome-binding factor RbfA — MAKRANPKRQYPRMVRVNELLREVVAEAVQDVDDDRLVGVAITNVDCESDLGAAVVHYDVLDGPDADDEVLEAFDELRPRLQKVINAETRLKQTPRLTFAADPVVRSAARIDDVLRGIRPPASDEAP; from the coding sequence ATGGCCAAGCGAGCGAACCCCAAGCGGCAGTACCCGCGCATGGTCCGGGTCAACGAGCTGCTCCGGGAGGTGGTGGCCGAGGCCGTCCAGGACGTCGACGACGACCGCCTCGTCGGGGTGGCCATCACCAACGTCGACTGCGAGTCCGACCTCGGCGCCGCCGTGGTGCACTACGACGTCCTCGACGGCCCCGACGCCGACGACGAGGTCCTCGAGGCCTTCGACGAGCTGCGACCCCGGCTCCAGAAGGTCATCAACGCCGAGACCCGCCTGAAGCAGACCCCCCGGCTGACGTTCGCGGCCGACCCGGTCGTGCGCTCGGCGGCCCGGATCGACGACGTGCTGCGGGGCATCCGCCCGCCCGCGTCGGACGAGGCCCCGTGA
- a CDS encoding DUF503 domain-containing protein encodes MVVGTLRVELHLPQSRSLKAKRAEVRPILDGVRARYRISAAEVDHQDTWQRTALGFAVVSSSGAQVTEVLDEVERYVWSRPGIEVLDADRAWMEED; translated from the coding sequence GTGGTGGTCGGGACGCTGCGCGTGGAGCTGCACCTGCCGCAGAGCAGGTCGCTGAAGGCGAAGCGGGCCGAGGTCCGGCCCATCCTCGACGGGGTGCGGGCCAGGTACCGCATCTCCGCCGCCGAGGTCGACCACCAGGACACCTGGCAGCGGACGGCCCTCGGGTTCGCCGTCGTCAGCAGCAGCGGAGCGCAGGTCACAGAGGTGCTCGACGAGGTCGAGCGGTACGTGTGGTCCCGGCCCGGCATCGAGGTCCTCGACGCCGACCGGGCCTGGATGGAGGAGGACTAG
- the infB gene encoding translation initiation factor IF-2, which translates to MDMPEYTPEDTPVPEGEIVVERGATPQDLGPKLNRTPADVVRFLMAEGEMVTATQSLSDEMIEMFALDVGADVRLADPGEEEEVELQKRLGVEELEDDEDDEGGEDRPPVITVMGHVDHGKTKLLDQIRNANVVAGEAGGITQHIGAYQVEKDGRLITFIDTPGHEAFTAMRARGAEATDVVILVVAADDGVMPQTLEALDHAKAAEVPIVVAINKIDREGADPQKVMSQLAERDLVPEAWGGDTIMVEVSALENLGIDDLLEQLLVVADVEELTANPEGRAMGVVLESHLDVGRGPVATLLVQRGTLKVGDPLIAGAAWGRVRALVDDHGENVKEAGPSTPVEVLGLSDVAGAGDDFVVAPDQKTARSVADQREHYQRVASISGTAAVSGGGMKLEDIFAQIQTGEAATLNLIVKADVNGSLEAVTESLKKLERDEVKLAFARRGVGGVTNDDIQLAVATNATIIGFNVRPDRKARELAQQEGVEIRTYEIIYKLIEDIESAMVGMLTPEFEEVVTGEAEVREIFRVPRIGAIAGCYVTNGVITRGSKVRFLREGTIIWKGAIQSLKRFKDDAREVAAGYECGIGLSDFQDLKEGDVIETYDEREIPRT; encoded by the coding sequence CCCCGGCCGACGTGGTCCGGTTCCTCATGGCCGAGGGCGAGATGGTCACCGCGACCCAGTCCCTCAGCGACGAGATGATCGAGATGTTCGCCCTCGACGTCGGGGCCGACGTCCGCCTCGCCGACCCCGGCGAGGAGGAGGAGGTCGAGCTCCAGAAGCGCCTGGGCGTGGAGGAGCTGGAGGACGACGAGGACGACGAGGGCGGCGAGGACCGTCCGCCCGTGATCACCGTCATGGGCCACGTCGACCACGGCAAGACCAAGCTCCTCGACCAGATCCGCAACGCCAACGTGGTCGCCGGCGAGGCCGGCGGCATCACCCAGCACATCGGCGCCTACCAGGTCGAGAAGGACGGTCGCCTGATCACCTTCATCGACACCCCCGGCCACGAGGCGTTCACCGCCATGCGGGCCCGGGGCGCCGAGGCCACCGACGTGGTCATCCTGGTGGTCGCGGCCGACGACGGGGTCATGCCCCAGACGCTGGAGGCCCTCGACCACGCCAAGGCGGCCGAGGTCCCCATCGTCGTGGCGATCAACAAGATCGACCGCGAGGGCGCCGACCCCCAGAAGGTCATGAGCCAGCTGGCCGAGCGCGACCTGGTCCCCGAGGCCTGGGGCGGCGACACGATCATGGTCGAGGTCTCCGCCCTCGAGAACCTGGGCATCGACGACCTCCTCGAGCAGCTGCTCGTGGTGGCCGACGTCGAGGAGCTCACCGCCAACCCCGAGGGCCGGGCCATGGGCGTCGTGCTCGAGTCCCACCTCGACGTGGGGCGTGGCCCGGTGGCCACCCTGCTCGTGCAGCGGGGCACCCTCAAGGTGGGCGACCCGCTCATCGCCGGGGCGGCCTGGGGCCGCGTGCGCGCCCTGGTCGACGACCACGGCGAGAACGTCAAGGAGGCCGGCCCCTCGACCCCCGTCGAGGTCCTCGGTCTCTCCGACGTGGCCGGCGCCGGCGACGACTTCGTCGTCGCCCCCGACCAGAAGACGGCCCGCTCCGTGGCCGACCAGCGCGAGCACTACCAGCGGGTGGCCTCGATCTCCGGCACCGCCGCCGTCTCCGGTGGCGGCATGAAGCTGGAGGACATCTTCGCCCAGATCCAGACGGGCGAGGCCGCCACCCTCAACCTCATCGTGAAGGCCGACGTCAACGGCTCGCTCGAGGCCGTCACCGAGAGCCTGAAGAAGCTCGAGCGCGACGAGGTGAAGCTGGCCTTCGCCCGCCGCGGCGTGGGCGGCGTCACCAACGACGACATCCAGCTGGCCGTGGCCACCAACGCCACGATCATCGGCTTCAACGTCCGCCCGGACCGCAAGGCCCGGGAGCTGGCCCAGCAGGAGGGTGTGGAGATCCGCACCTACGAGATCATCTACAAGCTCATCGAGGACATCGAGAGCGCGATGGTCGGGATGCTGACGCCGGAGTTCGAGGAGGTCGTCACCGGCGAGGCCGAGGTCCGGGAGATCTTCCGGGTCCCCCGCATCGGCGCCATCGCGGGCTGCTACGTCACCAACGGGGTCATCACCCGGGGCTCCAAGGTCCGGTTCCTCCGCGAGGGCACCATCATCTGGAAGGGCGCCATCCAGTCGCTCAAGCGCTTCAAGGACGACGCCCGCGAGGTCGCCGCCGGCTACGAGTGCGGCATCGGCCTCTCGGACTTCCAGGACCTCAAGGAGGGCGACGTCATCGAGACCTACGACGAGCGGGAGATCCCGAGGACGTAG